One segment of Chiroxiphia lanceolata isolate bChiLan1 chromosome W unlocalized genomic scaffold, bChiLan1.pri scaffold_46_arrow_ctg1, whole genome shotgun sequence DNA contains the following:
- the LOC116781441 gene encoding olfactory receptor 14C36-like codes for MSNSSSLTQFLLLALADRWELQLLHFWLFLAISLAALLANGLILSAVACDHHLHTPMGFFLLNLSLTDLGCICTTVPKAMHNSLWDTTTISYTGCAAQAFLLVFFLGAEYFLLTIMCYDRYVAICKPLHYGTLLGSRACAHMAAAAWATGFLIALLHTANTFSLPLCQGNGLDQFFCEIPHILKLSCSHSGYRREIVLTVLIACLMFGCFVFIVFSYVQIFRAVLRIPSQQGRHKAFSTCLPHLAVVSLFVSTLFFAYLKPPSISSPSLDLTLSVLYSVVPPALNPFIYSLRNQVLKDALRKLITGCFSEAINSPSSTCYGPH; via the coding sequence atgtccaacagcagctccctcacccagttcctcctcctggcattggCAGacaggtgggagctgcagctcctgcacttctggctcttcctggccatctccctggctgccctcctggccaacggcctcatcctcagcgccgtagcctgtgaccaccacctgcacacccccatgggcttcttcctgctcaacctctccctcacagacctgggctgcatctgcaccactgtccccaaagccatgcacaattccctctgggacaccacaaccatctcctacacaggatgtgctgcacaggCCTTTCTGCTTGTCTTCTTTCTTGGAGCAGAGTATTtcctcctcaccatcatgtgctacgaccgctacgttgccatctgcaaacccctgcactacgggaccctcctgggcagcagagcttgtgcccacatggcagcagctgcctgggccactggcttTCTCATTGCtttgctgcacacagccaatacattttccctgcccctgtgccagggcaatggCCTGGaccagttcttctgtgaaatcccacacatcctcaagctctcctgctcacactcaggcTACCGCAGGGAAATTGTGCTCACTGTGCTTATTGCCTGTTTaatgtttggttgttttgttttcattgttttctcctatgtgcagatcttcagggctgtgctgaggatcccctctcagcagggacggcacaaagccttttccacgtgcctccctcacctggccgTGGTCTCCCTTTTTGTCAGCACCTTATTCTTTGCCTACCTGAAgcctccctccatctcctcacCATCCCTGGATCTTACCCTGTCAGTTCTGTACTCAGTGGTTCCTCCAGCATTGAACCCCTTCATCTACAGCCTGAGGAACCAGGTGCTCAAGGATGCCCTGAGGAAACTGATAACTGggtgtttttcagaagcaataaaCTCTCCTTCTTCTACATGTTATGGACCTCATTAA